One Ficedula albicollis isolate OC2 chromosome Z, FicAlb1.5, whole genome shotgun sequence DNA window includes the following coding sequences:
- the SERINC5 gene encoding serine incorporator 5 — protein sequence MGLPGNFVLWMMLACCCGTAACSLCCKCCPKIKQSTSTRFMYALYFILVTIICCIMMSTTVANEMKTHIPFYKEMCKGIQAGEMCEKLVGYSAVYKVCFGMACFFFLFFLFTIKINNSKSCRAYIHNGFWLIKLIVLAAMCSGAFFIPDQDTFLNAWRYVGATGGFLFIAIQLILLVEFAHKWNKNWTAGANHKQMWNGLLALVTLLLYSIAVAALVLMALFYTRSEGCMYNKVLIGVNGGLCLFVSLVAISPCVQNRQPHSGLLQSGVISCYVMYLTFSALSSKPPETILDENNRNITICVPEFSQGLHRDENLVTGLGTTILFGCILYSCLTSTTRASSEALRGIYATAETEVARCCFCCVPDGDADAEEHVEKRGGQTVVYDEKKGTVYSYAYFHFVFFLASLYVMMTVTHWFHYESAQIEKFFTGTWSIFWIKMVSCWVCVCLYLWTLIAPLCCPTREFSV from the exons CTGGCCTGCTGCTGTGGTACTGCTGCTTGTTCCTTGTGCTGCAAATGCTGCCCCAAGATAAAGCAGTCAACCAGCACCCGCTTCATGTACGCGCTTTACTTCATCCTGGTGACCATCATCTGCTGCATCATGATGTCTACAACAGTAGCcaatgaaatgaaaactcaC ATTCCCTTCTACAAGGAGATGTGCAAGGGTATTCAGGCGGGCGAGATGTGTGAGAAGCTGGTGGGATACTCTGCAGTGTACAAAGTCTGTTTCGGAATGgcctgtttcttctttttattcttcttgttCACCATCAAAATTAACAACAGCAAAAGCTGCCGAGCATATATTCATAATGG ATTCTGGCTTATTAAACTTATAGTTCTGGCAGCAATGTGCTCAGGAGCCTTCTTCATTCCTGATCAGGACACTTTCCTCAATG CCTGGCGCTACGTGGGAGCGACAGGAGGGTTCCTTTTCATTGCCATTCAGCTCATCCTGCTGGTTGAGTTTGCACACAAGTGGAATAAAAATTG GACTGCAGGTGCAAACCACAAGCAGATGTGGAATGGTTTGCTTGCCTTGGTCACTCTCCTGCTGTACTCCattgctgtggctgctctggtCCTCATGGCTCTCTTCTACACGCGCTCCGAGGGCTGCATGTACAACAAGGTGCTGATTGGAGTGAACGGTGGCCTGTGCCTCTTTGTGTCCCTGGTGGCCATATCGCCCTGTGTCCAGAACC GCCAGCCCCATTCTGGCTTGCTGCAGTCAGGAGTTATCAGCTGCTATGTCATGTACCTCACTTTCTCAGCACTATCCAGCAAACCACCAGAAACTA TCCTGGATGAAAACAACCGGAATATCACAATCTGTGTACCTGAATTCAGCCAAGGCCTGCACAGAGATGAAAACCTGGTTACTGGCTTGGGTACTACCATTCTGTTTGGCTGCATTTTATATTCTTG TTTGACCTCAACAACACGTGCAAGCTCAGAGGCACTGAGAGGAATATATGCAACAGCTGAAACCGAA GTAGCTCgttgctgcttttgctgtgtaCCTGACGGAGATG CTGATGCTGAAGAGCATGTTGAGAAAAGAGGAGGCCAGACTGTGGTTTATGATGAGAAGAAGGGCACAGTGTACAGTTATGCCTACTTccactttgttttcttcctggctTCTCTCTATGTGATGATGACAGTAACCCATTGGTTCCA TTACGAAAGTGCTCAGAttgaaaaattcttcactggaaCCTGGTCTATCTTCTGGATTAAGATGGTCTCCTGTTGGGTTTGTGTCTGTCTATACTTATGGACTCTTATTGCTCCACTTTGTTGCCCAACCAGAGAGTTCTCAGTGTGA